A part of Helicobacter fennelliae genomic DNA contains:
- a CDS encoding MATE family efflux transporter, translated as MEYSYRQKVKKILRIALPSGANSLLDIIVLTLSLLFMGMLSKEHIIGVSIGMQYIMMFFTINTIFYVGTNVQISRFFGVKDSVNASKVFITLFVFCCICALPLIVVGYIFIDNFIQWMDITARAAALCRDFLYFSVLTLPIMILKNIITSAFAAIGDTLSIFLVRIFTTCFCIFINFFLIFQIPFEIFGWNVYFGMGLDIIGAGLANVLTTFLELIILLWLVYKRGRFFTQTFTIAWQYLKKAMQIGIPSGIERALTLGSLVLTTKFLANFGDIAIAGSQIGSRIEAFSFMPGFGFMVAAMALTGQNLGANKITLAQDFNKTILQISSVIMGILGVIMAIFCVPLSRIFLDDDEVVRISAMYLIAVGFSQVPLIWVFVLDGVLRGAGVTKVSLIINATSIWCFRILPMWIAISLGGGIMWIFVMIFVETYIRAGIFYFAYSKGIWKKPGHKL; from the coding sequence ATGGAGTATTCATATCGGCAAAAAGTAAAAAAAATACTGCGTATCGCCCTGCCTTCTGGCGCAAATTCTCTGCTTGATATTATTGTCCTCACACTCTCACTTTTGTTTATGGGTATGCTTTCAAAAGAGCATATCATCGGCGTTTCAATCGGAATGCAATACATTATGATGTTTTTTACAATCAATACAATATTTTATGTCGGCACAAATGTCCAGATCTCGCGATTTTTTGGGGTCAAAGATTCTGTCAATGCTTCAAAAGTATTTATCACTTTGTTTGTGTTTTGCTGTATATGCGCCCTGCCTCTTATTGTTGTCGGTTATATATTTATCGATAATTTCATACAATGGATGGACATAACCGCCCGTGCGGCTGCTTTATGCCGTGATTTTTTGTATTTTAGTGTTTTGACATTGCCTATTATGATTTTAAAAAACATCATCACTTCTGCATTTGCCGCCATAGGCGATACTTTAAGCATATTTTTGGTGCGGATTTTTACGACTTGCTTTTGTATTTTTATCAACTTTTTTTTGATTTTTCAGATTCCATTTGAAATCTTTGGGTGGAATGTGTATTTTGGTATGGGGCTTGACATCATCGGTGCGGGGCTTGCAAATGTGCTGACAACATTTTTGGAGCTTATTATTTTGCTATGGCTTGTGTATAAAAGAGGGCGGTTTTTTACACAGACTTTCACAATCGCTTGGCAATACCTCAAAAAAGCCATGCAAATTGGCATTCCATCAGGGATCGAGCGCGCACTTACTTTGGGGTCTTTGGTTTTGACGACAAAATTTCTCGCAAATTTCGGGGACATCGCGATTGCCGGAAGCCAGATAGGCTCAAGGATAGAGGCGTTTTCTTTTATGCCCGGTTTTGGCTTTATGGTCGCTGCTATGGCTCTCACAGGGCAGAATCTAGGCGCAAACAAAATCACCCTCGCGCAAGATTTTAACAAAACCATTTTGCAAATCTCAAGCGTGATTATGGGGATTTTGGGCGTGATTATGGCTATTTTTTGTGTTCCACTCTCGCGGATTTTTCTTGATGATGATGAAGTGGTGCGTATCTCTGCGATGTATCTCATCGCTGTTGGATTCTCGCAAGTGCCGCTGATTTGGGTTTTTGTTTTGGACGGGGTTTTGCGCGGAGCGGGCGTTACAAAGGTAAGCCTTATTATAAATGCGACAAGCATTTGGTGCTTTAGGATTCTGCCGATGTGGATTGCTATAAGTCTTGGCGGCGGGATTATGTGGATTTTTGTGATGATTTTTGTAGAGACTTACATTCGAGCAGGGATTTTTTACTTCGCTTATTCCAAAGGTATATGGAAAAAACCCGGACATAAACTCTAA
- the coaBC gene encoding bifunctional phosphopantothenoylcysteine decarboxylase/phosphopantothenate--cysteine ligase CoaBC — translation MKMQGLESLLAHKNILLCVSASIASFRAIELANTLKKMGANVCVVMSEESKKFIAPLSFEGILHTKVLHNGSESWENQNTKYHTNDANDANNTHHTSDIDNKICAHATNASKIPHSCNHIAYAKWADICVVVPATANIIAKIAYGIADNLIVQTLLASPAPKIIAPAMNTQMFESPQIQSALAILKSYGFEIVSPRESTLACDTIGNGALAQIYEIVFGIAKIACCDVFWQNQKVIITGGGSSEQIDSVRCITNLSSGLQASYLAICLYVLGAEVVLISSKLPLTLPESIHIIQVKSHADYQNALHTQIKQATKAIKNAQNTQKTAQKKNPDSYIFLLMAAAIADFKPKATHSSKIKKSAMPESMRLELIQTQDLLTHINADNLIKVGFKAEDMSISESISNAKTMLLPQEQGGKGCDVVCLNIISSHNPFGSQHNAFEILDSEGSLTLEHNSKLQLSFEIAQFLKQKYQHKRAPHKHAP, via the coding sequence ATGAAAATGCAAGGCTTAGAATCTCTTTTGGCTCACAAAAATATTTTGTTATGTGTCAGTGCTTCGATAGCGTCTTTTAGAGCCATAGAGCTTGCTAATACGCTTAAAAAAATGGGCGCAAATGTCTGTGTGGTGATGAGTGAGGAGAGCAAAAAATTTATAGCTCCGCTAAGTTTTGAGGGGATTTTGCATACAAAAGTGCTTCACAATGGCTCAGAGAGCTGGGAAAATCAAAACACAAAATATCATACTAATGACGCCAATGACGCTAACAACACGCATCACACTAGCGACATTGATAATAAAATTTGCGCTCATGCTACGAATGCCTCTAAGATTCCGCACTCTTGCAATCATATCGCTTATGCCAAATGGGCTGATATTTGCGTGGTTGTGCCAGCTACGGCAAACATCATCGCAAAAATCGCCTATGGAATCGCAGATAATCTCATAGTCCAAACACTTCTTGCAAGCCCTGCGCCAAAAATCATCGCGCCAGCTATGAATACACAAATGTTTGAATCACCCCAAATTCAAAGTGCTTTGGCGATCCTTAAAAGTTATGGCTTTGAGATTGTATCACCTCGAGAATCCACTCTTGCGTGCGATACGATCGGCAATGGCGCATTAGCACAAATCTATGAGATTGTGTTTGGGATCGCAAAAATTGCGTGCTGTGATGTGTTTTGGCAGAATCAAAAAGTCATCATCACAGGTGGCGGAAGTAGCGAGCAGATAGATTCTGTGCGCTGTATCACAAATCTTTCGAGCGGATTGCAGGCAAGCTATTTGGCGATTTGCTTGTATGTGCTTGGTGCAGAAGTAGTGCTGATAAGCTCAAAGCTACCACTCACACTGCCAGAATCTATACATATAATCCAAGTCAAATCGCACGCGGATTATCAAAACGCCTTGCATACGCAAATCAAGCAAGCGACAAAAGCGATAAAAAACGCGCAGAACACGCAAAAAACCGCGCAAAAAAAGAATCCAGATTCTTATATTTTTTTGCTTATGGCAGCGGCTATTGCGGATTTTAAGCCCAAAGCTACGCATAGCTCAAAAATCAAAAAAAGCGCGATGCCAGAATCTATGCGCCTTGAGCTGATACAAACGCAAGATCTTTTGACGCATATCAATGCGGACAATCTCATAAAGGTCGGGTTTAAGGCTGAAGATATGAGTATATCAGAATCTATCAGCAACGCAAAAACAATGCTTTTGCCACAAGAGCAAGGCGGAAAGGGCTGTGATGTCGTGTGCTTAAATATCATCTCCTCGCACAATCCATTTGGTAGCCAGCACAACGCATTTGAGATTCTGGATTCTGAAGGCTCTTTGACATTAGAGCATAATTCTAAATTGCAACTATCATTTGAAATCGCGCAATTTCTCAAGCAAAAATATCAGCACAAGCGCGCACCACACAAACATGCGCCATAA
- a CDS encoding ferritin encodes MLSKEVIQKLNDQVAKEMYAANLYLSMSSWCYTHRFDGAGEFLFEHASQESDHAKKLITYLNETDSKVELSVIDKPQADFKSLLDVFEKTYNHELSITKSINELVEFMLQSKDYSTFNFLQWYVAEQHEEEALFRGIVDKIKLVGDSGNSLYLVDQYIKGLSGK; translated from the coding sequence ATGTTATCAAAAGAAGTTATTCAAAAACTAAATGATCAAGTTGCAAAAGAAATGTATGCTGCAAATTTATATTTGAGTATGAGTTCTTGGTGCTATACACATAGATTTGATGGGGCTGGAGAGTTTTTGTTTGAGCATGCAAGTCAAGAAAGCGATCATGCAAAAAAACTCATCACCTATCTAAATGAGACAGATTCTAAGGTCGAGCTTAGCGTGATTGACAAGCCACAAGCAGATTTTAAATCATTGCTTGATGTGTTTGAAAAAACCTATAATCACGAATTAAGTATCACAAAATCTATTAATGAATTAGTGGAATTTATGTTGCAGTCTAAGGATTATTCGACTTTCAATTTTTTGCAATGGTATGTCGCCGAACAGCACGAAGAAGAAGCACTTTTTAGAGGCATCGTCGATAAAATCAAACTCGTAGGCGATAGCGGAAATAGCTTGTATCTTGTCGATCAATACATCAAAGGCTTGAGTGGCAAATAA
- a CDS encoding Fur family transcriptional regulator, with translation MEFETSLREKNLKITPQRLAILREIKANGHIGIEEIYENIIKKDCPSISLATVYKNITALNDANILREVKAPSQKQKYELSCDRHIHVSCEKCGKLQDVYVNVQNISTECMHKTGYKLFDVSAVFIGLCPECSSKSQELKPKNQN, from the coding sequence ATGGAATTTGAAACATCTTTGCGTGAAAAAAATCTTAAAATCACTCCTCAAAGACTTGCTATTTTGAGAGAAATCAAAGCAAATGGACACATTGGAATTGAGGAAATTTATGAAAATATCATCAAAAAGGATTGCCCATCAATCTCCCTTGCCACTGTGTATAAAAATATCACCGCGCTTAATGATGCAAATATTTTAAGAGAAGTCAAAGCTCCATCACAAAAACAAAAATACGAACTCTCGTGCGATAGACATATCCATGTAAGCTGCGAGAAATGCGGTAAATTGCAAGATGTGTATGTGAATGTGCAAAATATCTCTACTGAATGTATGCATAAAACAGGTTATAAACTTTTTGATGTTTCAGCGGTTTTTATCGGTCTGTGCCCAGAATGCAGTAGCAAAAGCCAAGAGCTAAAACCAAAAAATCAAAACTAG
- the ffh gene encoding signal recognition particle protein, with product MFDTLSSSFRSIASKIRFNDDQKSLDRALEELKKTLLKNDVYHKVVKEIINQIAIKTKQAGIGRQNFLKAMQESFEEILTTQGNYGFVYASKPPTIVLMTGLQGSGKTTTSAKLANYLKTKNKKVLLVACDMQRLAAVSQLETLGRQIEVEVFALPDKSALEVARAAKERAIQGQFDVMIIDSAGRLAIDSALMNELKSIKQEIKPDETLYVVDSLSGQDGIRSAESFHKEIGLSGVILSKFDSDSKGGIALNIAYQIQVPLRFLGNGEKIPDLDIFIPDRIVSRLMGAGDIISLAEKTAGVIDEKEAKNITKKLKKGQFGFEDFLAQIENIKKLGSMGSIMSMIPGLSQMAGQLKNIDLDNSKEIKDIKAMVNSMTPKERQNPEILNGSRRKRIALGAGLEVADINRIIKQFDNAAKIAKKMSQKGGMQDILGLMGQMRQKS from the coding sequence GTGTTTGATACATTAAGTAGTTCGTTTCGTTCTATCGCTTCAAAAATTCGCTTTAATGATGACCAAAAATCGCTTGATAGGGCTTTGGAAGAGCTTAAGAAAACATTGCTGAAAAATGATGTGTATCACAAAGTCGTCAAAGAAATCATCAATCAAATCGCTATCAAAACAAAGCAAGCAGGCATTGGACGGCAGAATTTTTTAAAAGCTATGCAAGAGAGTTTTGAAGAGATTTTGACAACGCAGGGGAATTATGGATTTGTCTATGCGAGCAAACCGCCAACAATCGTGCTGATGACGGGATTACAAGGGAGTGGAAAAACAACAACAAGTGCAAAGCTTGCAAATTATCTCAAAACCAAAAACAAAAAAGTTTTGCTTGTGGCTTGCGATATGCAAAGACTTGCGGCAGTAAGCCAGCTTGAGACATTGGGGAGACAAATTGAAGTTGAAGTTTTTGCCCTGCCTGATAAAAGTGCTTTGGAAGTTGCTAGGGCTGCAAAAGAGCGGGCTATTCAAGGGCAATTTGATGTGATGATTATCGATAGTGCGGGGAGATTGGCGATAGATTCTGCGTTGATGAATGAGCTAAAGTCAATCAAGCAAGAGATTAAGCCCGATGAGACATTGTATGTGGTGGATTCTCTAAGCGGGCAAGATGGCATTAGGAGTGCAGAGAGCTTTCATAAAGAAATTGGGCTTAGCGGCGTGATTTTGAGTAAGTTTGATAGTGATTCAAAAGGCGGAATCGCACTAAATATTGCTTATCAGATTCAAGTGCCATTGCGGTTTTTGGGAAATGGAGAGAAGATTCCGGATTTGGATATTTTCATTCCTGATAGAATCGTATCAAGGCTTATGGGCGCGGGAGATATTATCAGTCTTGCGGAAAAAACAGCAGGGGTGATTGATGAAAAAGAGGCAAAAAACATTACCAAAAAGCTTAAAAAAGGGCAGTTTGGGTTTGAGGATTTTTTGGCACAGATTGAAAACATAAAAAAACTTGGCTCTATGGGTTCGATTATGTCGATGATTCCGGGATTATCACAAATGGCAGGACAGCTTAAAAATATCGATTTGGATAATTCCAAAGAGATAAAAGATATAAAAGCAATGGTAAATTCTATGACGCCCAAAGAGCGTCAGAATCCAGAGATTCTCAATGGCTCAAGACGCAAAAGAATCGCGCTTGGTGCGGGGTTGGAAGTTGCTGATATTAATCGCATTATCAAGCAATTTGATAATGCTGCAAAAATAGCAAAAAAAATGAGTCAAAAAGGTGGTATGCAAGATATTTTAGGATTGATGGGTCAAATGCGACAAAAATCTTAA
- the rpsP gene encoding 30S ribosomal protein S16 produces the protein MATVIRLTRMGRKKKPFYRVVVTDSRKRRDGGWIESIGYYNPLTQPATIKIDAERLAYWKGVGAKMSERVAALSSAK, from the coding sequence ATGGCAACAGTAATCCGATTGACGCGAATGGGAAGAAAGAAAAAACCTTTTTATCGTGTGGTAGTTACAGATTCTCGCAAAAGAAGAGATGGTGGCTGGATAGAATCTATTGGGTATTATAATCCATTGACACAGCCTGCAACAATCAAAATTGACGCAGAGCGATTGGCGTATTGGAAAGGTGTGGGAGCAAAAATGAGTGAGCGAGTAGCCGCACTCTCTAGCGCAAAATAA
- a CDS encoding KH domain-containing protein produces MVEKFLESYIKKIVAIPEKTYIQRHSIEDGMCCLDIFVSAEDMGKVIGKDGRMISALKTFVSGCKAKDGVTYRITVHSNDK; encoded by the coding sequence GTGGTTGAAAAATTCTTAGAATCTTATATAAAAAAGATTGTCGCTATACCTGAAAAAACATACATACAAAGGCATAGCATTGAAGATGGAATGTGCTGTTTGGATATTTTTGTCAGCGCAGAAGATATGGGCAAGGTGATTGGCAAAGATGGCAGAATGATTTCAGCACTTAAAACTTTTGTCTCTGGGTGCAAAGCAAAAGATGGTGTAACATATCGGATTACTGTACATTCAAATGATAAGTAA
- the rimM gene encoding ribosome maturation factor RimM (Essential for efficient processing of 16S rRNA), with the protein MISNRTTNHHTELIEIGKLGKTRGFNGEFTFFPLSDFLSFFQPQLKVFTANKEQTLTIAYFKSISTKYYIKFDEISSKEQAQCYVNAIIHSTKEETKALCNLQQDEFFYFDIVGCEIIEDSAILGVVVDIERIGNIDYFIIQAQKRSQKSPQKNPHMNHAKQKTFLIPYINQYIQKVDIENKQILSQNAKYILEQS; encoded by the coding sequence ATGATAAGTAATCGCACCACAAACCATCATACCGAACTCATCGAAATAGGAAAACTAGGAAAAACAAGAGGATTTAATGGGGAATTTACATTTTTTCCATTGAGTGATTTTTTGTCTTTCTTTCAGCCACAGCTAAAGGTATTTACCGCAAACAAAGAGCAAACACTCACTATTGCTTACTTTAAATCCATATCGACAAAATATTATATCAAGTTTGATGAGATTAGCTCAAAAGAGCAGGCTCAATGCTATGTAAATGCCATTATTCATAGCACCAAAGAAGAGACAAAAGCATTATGCAATCTCCAACAAGATGAGTTTTTTTATTTTGACATTGTAGGCTGTGAGATCATCGAAGATTCTGCGATTTTAGGTGTGGTGGTGGATATTGAGCGGATAGGAAATATTGATTATTTTATTATCCAAGCCCAAAAAAGATCACAAAAAAGTCCCCAAAAAAACCCCCATATGAATCACGCAAAACAAAAAACTTTTTTGATTCCATACATTAATCAATACATTCAAAAAGTAGATATTGAGAATAAACAAATTCTTAGTCAAAATGCAAAATATATCTTGGAGCAGAGCTGA
- the trmD gene encoding tRNA (guanosine(37)-N1)-methyltransferase TrmD: protein MTFSFLTLFPSLIEGYFQESILKNARNNNLISIQTIHIRDFALNQYKSVDSPQIGGGAGQVLCAQILGEAIESVKSNQIKNKHINTIADEKQKNTSKDSKKQDFLSPPHIIFATPNGKPFSHSDSIRLSQKRHIMFVCGRYEGFDERAIEIWADEVFCVGDFIMTGGELPALCMCDSIARQIPGVLGNSDSLHGESFDKFLLEAPVFARDTAKNSKIQKIKNFPPPSEYSKGNHTIIADLKNNLALCKTQYFRPDLFQKWKFTQRLEK, encoded by the coding sequence ATGACTTTTAGTTTTTTGACTTTATTTCCAAGTCTGATTGAGGGCTACTTTCAAGAATCCATACTCAAAAACGCACGCAATAACAATCTCATCTCAATCCAAACAATACATATAAGGGATTTTGCTTTAAATCAATACAAAAGCGTAGATTCGCCACAGATTGGCGGTGGTGCGGGGCAGGTTTTGTGCGCGCAGATTCTAGGAGAAGCCATTGAGAGTGTTAAATCAAATCAAATCAAAAATAAACATATAAATACCATAGCAGATGAAAAACAAAAAAACACATCAAAAGATTCAAAAAAGCAGGATTTTTTATCGCCACCGCATATTATTTTTGCGACTCCAAATGGCAAACCTTTTAGTCATAGCGATTCTATCCGCCTGTCTCAAAAACGGCATATTATGTTTGTGTGTGGTCGTTATGAAGGCTTTGATGAAAGGGCGATTGAAATTTGGGCTGATGAGGTTTTTTGCGTGGGCGATTTTATTATGACTGGAGGAGAATTGCCCGCACTTTGTATGTGTGATAGTATCGCAAGGCAGATTCCGGGCGTATTGGGAAATAGTGATTCATTACATGGCGAGAGTTTTGATAAATTTTTGCTAGAAGCACCGGTGTTTGCGCGAGATACAGCCAAAAATTCAAAAATTCAAAAAATAAAAAATTTTCCTCCTCCTTCAGAGTATTCAAAGGGAAATCATACTATAATCGCAGATTTAAAAAACAATTTGGCGTTGTGTAAGACACAATATTTCAGACCAGATTTGTTCCAAAAATGGAAATTCACACAAAGGTTAGAGAAATGA
- the rplS gene encoding 50S ribosomal protein L19: MKNRYIENFEKAQIQNKQVPSFKAGDTIKLGIRIVEGDKSRIQNFEGICISIRGNGVDRTFTIRKIGANNIGVEKTFPLYSESLESIEVLRIGRVRRAKLFYLRDRKGKAARIKEDRS, translated from the coding sequence ATGAAAAATAGATATATTGAAAATTTTGAAAAAGCACAAATTCAAAATAAACAAGTTCCAAGCTTTAAGGCAGGCGATACGATCAAACTTGGTATCAGAATCGTTGAGGGAGACAAAAGTCGTATTCAAAATTTTGAAGGCATTTGTATTTCTATCCGCGGTAATGGTGTAGATAGAACCTTTACAATCCGCAAAATCGGTGCAAACAATATCGGTGTAGAAAAAACTTTTCCGCTTTATAGTGAGAGTTTAGAAAGTATTGAAGTTTTGCGTATAGGACGCGTCCGCAGAGCCAAACTTTTCTATCTACGCGACAGAAAAGGTAAGGCAGCTAGAATCAAAGAGGATCGCTCTTAA
- a CDS encoding inorganic phosphate transporter, producing MDIKDIKKIQKSVEQTEFRNERIKIGIVVVFMVATALIALQSGVVEQSLLLAFAALVGGYMAMNIGANDVANNVGPAVGSHAITLTGAIIIAGICEASGAILAGGDVVNTIKSNIIDANKIGDSQTFLFVMLAALISGAIWVHLATIIRAPVSTTHSIVGGVLGSGIAAGGFWVANWWVLGEIAFSWVLSPVLGGIIAIIFLLFIKRTITYKQDKKEAAKKVVPLLVFIMILAFSLYLLLKGFSKLYSFSFMQAFLISVVIAIVSYFVITPFIRKKASQLENTKESINTLFTLPLIFSAALLSFAHGANDVANAIGPLAAINQVLTQHTGSTTQANVPFWILFIGGIGIAIGLALYGPRLIKTVGSEITELDRMRAFCIAMSAAITVLFASALGLPVSSTHIAIGAVIGVGFLREYIKGRYFEMCEQIVKAHKGRDQKTIESFLRTFAKANVKRKSEILANLKKQTKEVDFVLSKKEKKELKRFYKYELVKRSEINRIIASWLITVPASGVLGAVSFFILRSIFN from the coding sequence ATGGACATTAAGGATATTAAAAAGATTCAGAAATCTGTCGAACAAACTGAATTTCGAAACGAACGCATAAAAATTGGAATAGTTGTTGTGTTTATGGTAGCAACTGCCTTGATTGCTTTGCAATCAGGAGTTGTCGAGCAGTCGTTACTTTTGGCTTTTGCGGCACTTGTTGGTGGCTATATGGCGATGAATATCGGTGCAAATGATGTCGCTAACAATGTCGGACCAGCAGTTGGATCGCATGCGATTACTTTGACAGGTGCGATTATTATTGCTGGTATTTGTGAGGCAAGCGGGGCTATTTTGGCTGGCGGTGATGTTGTCAATACCATAAAGTCAAATATTATTGATGCAAATAAAATCGGAGATAGTCAGACATTTTTATTTGTGATGTTAGCTGCACTTATTTCAGGAGCTATATGGGTTCATTTAGCTACGATAATCCGCGCACCAGTTTCTACTACGCATTCTATTGTTGGTGGAGTTTTGGGTTCAGGGATCGCAGCGGGTGGATTTTGGGTAGCAAATTGGTGGGTTTTAGGAGAGATTGCTTTTAGTTGGGTGTTATCACCCGTTCTTGGTGGTATTATTGCTATTATTTTTTTATTATTCATTAAGCGCACCATTACATACAAACAAGACAAGAAAGAAGCAGCAAAAAAAGTCGTGCCATTGCTTGTTTTTATTATGATTTTGGCTTTTAGTTTGTATCTGCTTCTCAAAGGCTTCTCAAAGCTTTATTCTTTTAGTTTTATGCAGGCTTTTCTTATTTCTGTGGTTATTGCTATTGTGAGTTATTTTGTCATCACGCCTTTTATAAGAAAAAAAGCAAGCCAGCTTGAAAACACAAAAGAATCAATTAATACCTTATTTACGCTTCCGCTTATTTTTTCGGCAGCACTTTTGAGCTTTGCTCATGGTGCAAATGATGTTGCTAATGCGATTGGTCCATTAGCCGCGATTAATCAAGTTTTAACACAGCACACAGGGAGCACCACACAAGCAAATGTTCCATTTTGGATATTGTTTATTGGTGGAATCGGCATTGCCATAGGATTGGCTCTTTATGGTCCTCGATTGATAAAAACCGTTGGAAGTGAAATTACAGAGCTTGATAGAATGCGCGCGTTTTGTATTGCGATGTCAGCAGCGATCACTGTGCTTTTTGCAAGTGCGCTTGGGCTACCTGTGAGCTCTACGCATATTGCCATAGGGGCTGTGATTGGTGTTGGATTTTTGAGAGAATACATCAAAGGCAGGTATTTTGAGATGTGCGAGCAAATCGTCAAAGCACACAAAGGCAGAGATCAAAAAACAATCGAGAGTTTTTTGCGCACCTTTGCTAAGGCAAATGTCAAACGCAAAAGTGAGATTCTAGCAAACCTCAAAAAACAAACCAAAGAAGTGGATTTTGTATTGAGTAAAAAAGAAAAAAAAGAGCTTAAAAGGTTTTATAAATATGAGCTTGTGAAACGAAGTGAAATCAATAGAATCATTGCCTCTTGGCTTATCACGGTTCCAGCTTCAGGCGTGCTTGGAGCGGTTTCTTTCTTTATATTGAGAAGTATTTTTAATTAA
- a CDS encoding hemolysin family protein, with protein sequence MDPYHSVLMLALALFFVLLNAFFVVAEFAIVKVRKTRLEELSKNNQVAKLTLEITKKLDSYLSATQLGITLSSLALGWLGEPALARIIAIPFYGILEEDSLIVHTISFVLAFTIITLFHVVLGEIVPKSIAIAKTEKSALVISYPLYYFSIIFYPIIKLFDLLAQFVLRRIGIQPTKEEENAHSEEEIKIIVGESLRGGFIDSFESEIIKNAVDFSETMAKEIMTPRKDMVCLNAESSYQENLSIVTQTNYTRYPYCRGNKDNIIGMIHIRDLLISRINQSEEVNLEKIIRKMIIVPETALISDILKRMNKEQIHTALIIDEYGGTAGLLTMEDIIEEIMGDINDEHDPNNQNVFQIDEDTYELDGILDLESVEKLMNVTFDEECEQVTIGGYAFNMLGRLPVVGDVVQDKQLEFTILEMDGARIKRLKVKKLQPKVESMES encoded by the coding sequence TTGGATCCATATCACTCGGTTTTAATGTTAGCATTAGCTTTATTTTTTGTGTTATTAAATGCTTTTTTTGTGGTCGCAGAATTTGCGATTGTCAAAGTTCGTAAAACGCGCTTAGAAGAGCTTTCAAAAAACAATCAAGTTGCAAAATTGACGCTAGAGATAACCAAAAAGCTTGATTCATATTTGAGTGCGACACAGCTTGGTATCACGCTTTCTTCTTTGGCACTTGGTTGGCTTGGTGAGCCGGCTTTAGCACGTATAATCGCCATTCCTTTTTATGGTATTTTAGAAGAAGATTCTCTTATTGTGCATACGATTAGCTTTGTGCTAGCTTTTACAATTATTACGCTTTTTCATGTCGTGCTTGGTGAAATCGTCCCAAAATCCATAGCCATTGCCAAAACAGAAAAATCAGCTTTGGTTATCTCATATCCTTTGTATTATTTTTCTATCATTTTTTATCCGATTATCAAGCTTTTTGATTTGCTCGCTCAATTTGTTTTGCGTAGGATTGGTATCCAGCCGACCAAAGAAGAAGAAAATGCACACTCTGAAGAGGAGATAAAAATCATTGTCGGTGAGAGTTTGAGGGGTGGATTTATAGATTCATTTGAGAGTGAGATTATCAAAAATGCTGTGGATTTTTCTGAAACTATGGCAAAAGAGATTATGACACCCAGAAAAGATATGGTCTGCTTAAATGCAGAATCTAGCTATCAAGAAAATCTCTCAATCGTAACACAAACAAATTATACGCGCTATCCGTATTGTCGAGGCAATAAAGATAATATCATCGGAATGATTCATATCAGAGATTTACTGATAAGCAGAATCAACCAAAGCGAAGAAGTTAATCTCGAAAAAATTATTCGCAAGATGATTATCGTTCCAGAAACAGCACTTATTTCAGACATTCTCAAAAGAATGAATAAAGAGCAAATCCATACCGCGCTAATTATCGATGAATACGGCGGGACAGCGGGATTGCTGACAATGGAGGATATTATCGAGGAAATTATGGGCGATATTAATGATGAGCATGATCCAAACAATCAAAATGTGTTTCAAATCGATGAGGATACCTATGAGCTTGATGGTATTTTGGATTTAGAGAGTGTAGAAAAGCTTATGAATGTTACATTTGATGAGGAATGCGAGCAAGTAACTATTGGTGGCTATGCGTTTAATATGCTTGGAAGATTGCCTGTGGTTGGTGATGTCGTGCAAGACAAGCAGCTTGAATTTACCATACTTGAGATGGATGGAGCGAGAATCAAACGACTCAAAGTCAAAAAACTTCAGCCCAAAGTAGAATCTATGGAGAGCTGA